A region of Marmota flaviventris isolate mMarFla1 chromosome 11, mMarFla1.hap1, whole genome shotgun sequence DNA encodes the following proteins:
- the Ncl gene encoding nucleolin — protein MVKLAKAGKNQGDPKKMAPPPKEVEEDSEDEESSDEEDDSSGEEVVVPQKKGKKAATTAPVKKVVVSLTKKAVASPAKKAAVTSGKKAAAIPAKKTVKPAKAVAASGKKGATPCKALAAAPGKKGAVAPAKGAKNGKNAKKEDSDDEEEGDSEEDEDDEEDEDDEEEDEFEPEVMKAAAAASEDEDDEDDEEDDDEDEEDDDEDDEEEDDSEEEEPMEITPAKGKKAAPKAEPVKHKGMAEEDEEEEEEDEDDEDEDEEDEDDDEEDDEEEEEEEEPVKEAPGKRKKEMAKQKAAPEAKKQKVEGTEPTTSFNLFVGNLNSNKSALELKIGISELFAKNDLAAVDVRIGTTRKFGYVDFESAEDLEKALELTGLKLFGNEIKLEKPKGKDSKKDRDARTLLAKNLPYKVTQDELKEVFEDAMEIRLVSKDGKSKGIAYIEFKTEADAEKTFEEKQGTEIDGRSVSLYYTGEKGQNQDYRGGKNNNWSGESKTLVLSNLSYNATEETLQEVFEKATFIKVPQNQNGKSKGYAFIEFASFEDAKEALNSCNKREIEGRAIRLELQGPRGSPNARSQPSKTLFVKGLSEDTTEETLKESFDGSVRARIVTDRETGSSKGFGFVDFNSEEDAKAAKEAMEDGEIDGNKVTLDWAKPKGEGGFGGRGGGRGGFGGRGGGRGGRGGFGGRGRGGFGGRGGFRGGRGGGGDHKPQGKKTKFE, from the exons ATGGTGAAGCTCGCAAAG GCCGGTAAAAATCAAGGTGACCCTAAGAAAATGGCTCCTCCCCCAAAGGAGGTAGAAGAAGATAGTGAAGATGAGGAATCTTCAGATGAAGAAGATGACAGCAGTGGAGAAGAG gTTGTCGTCCCTCAGAAAAAAGGCAAGAAGGCGGCTACCACAGCACCAGTAAAGAAGGTGGTGGTTTCCCTGACAAAAAAGGCAGTTGCCTCACCTGCCAAGAAAGCAGCTGTCACCTCAGGCAAAAAGGCAGCAGCCATTCCAGCCAAGAAGACAGTTAAACCAGCCAAAGCAGTTGCAGCATCTGGCAAGAAGGGAGCCACTCCTTGCAAAGCATTGGCAGCAGCCCCTGGTAAGAAGGGAGCTGTTGCCCCAGCCAAGGGGGCAAAAAATGGCAAGAATGCCAAGAAGGAAGACagtgatgatgaggaggagggtGACAGTGAGGAGGATGAAGACGATGAGGAGGATGAAGATGACGAGGAAGAGGATGAATTTGAACCAGAAGTCATGAAAGCAGCAGCTGCTGCCTCAGAGGACGAGGATGATGAGGATGACGAGGAGGATGATGATGAGGATGAAGAGGATGATGATGAGGATGACGAGGAGGAAGATG ACTCTGAAGAAGAAGAACCTATGGAGATCACACCAGCCAAAGGAAAGAAAGCTGCTCCAAAAGCCGAACCAGTGAAGCACAAGGGCATGGCTGAGGAGgacgaggaagaggaggaggaggatgaagatgATGAGGATGAGGACGAGGaggatgaagatgatgatgaagaggatgacgaggaggaggaggaggaagaag AGCCTGTCAAAGAAGCACCTGGAAAACGAAAGAAGGAAATGGCCAAACAGAAGGCAGCCCCtgaagcaaagaaacagaaagtagaag GCACAGAACCAACTACATCTTTTAATCTCTTCGTTGGAAACCTGAATTCTAACAAATCTGCCCTTGAACTAAAAATTGGTATCAGTGAACTTTTTGCGAAAAATGATCTGGCTGCTGTGGATGTCAGAATTGGAACAACTAG GAAGTTTGGCTATGTGGATTTTGAATCTGCTGAAGATCTGGAAAAAGCCTTGGAACTCACTGGTTTAAAACTTTTTGGCAATGAAATTAAACTAGagaaaccaaaaggaaaagaCAGTAAGAAAG acCGAGATGCAAGAACACTTTTGGCCAAAAACCTCCCCTACAAAGTCACTCAGGATGAATTAAAAGAAGTGTTTGAAGATGCCATGGAGATCAGATTAGTCAGCAAGGATGGGAAGAGTAAAGG GATTGCTTATATTGAATTTAAGACAGAAGCTGATGCAGAGAAAACCTTTGAAGAAAAGCAGGGAACAGAAATTGATGGTCGATCTGTATCCCTCTACTACACTGGAGAGAAAGGTCAAAATCAAGACTACAGAGGTGGAAAGAATAACAATTGGAGTG GTGAATCAAAAACTCTGGTTTTAAGCAACCTTTCTTACAATGCAACAGAAGAAACTCTTCAGGAAGTATTTGAGAAGGCAACTTTTATCAAAGTGCCCCAGAACCAAAATGGCAAATCTAAAGG GTATGCATTTATAGAGTTTGCTTCGTTTGAAGATGCAAAAGAAGCTTTAAATTCCTGTAATAAAAGGGAAATCGAGGGGAGAGCAATCAGGCTGGAGTTGCAAGGACCCAGGGGATCGCCTAATGCAAGAAGCC AGCCATCAAAAACTCTGTTTGTCAAAGGCCTGTCTGAAGATACCACCGAAGAAACCTTAAAAGAATCATTTGACGGTTCTGTTCGTGCAAGGATAGTCACTGACCGGGAAACTGGATCCTCCAAAGG gtttggttttgtaGACTTCAACAGTGAAGAAGATGCCAAAGCTGCCAAAGAGGCCATGGAAGATGGTGAAATTGATGGAAACAAAGTTACCTTGGACTGGGCCAAGCCCAAAGGGGAAGGTGGCTTTGGGGGTCGTggtggaggcagaggaggctTTGGAGGCCGAGGTGGTGGCCGAGGAGGCAGAGGTGGATTCGGCGGCAGAGGCCGGGGAGGCTTTGGAG GGCGAGGAGGCTTCCGAGGaggcagagggggaggaggagaccaCAAGCCACAAGGAAAGAAGACGAAGTTTGAATAG